The sequence below is a genomic window from Streptosporangium lutulentum.
GCATTTCGCGAGGAGTCCAGTCGGTGCCACGGAGTCCTGCCTTTTCAATGATCTTCCGCACGTCGCGGCGCACATTCCCCGCGCTCATGGCGGTTCCTTTCAAGGTGGAGAAGACAAGGCCCCCGTGCCGGAGAGCTTCCCGCCGGCCTTCTCCTGCTCTTCCCGTAGCGCCCGCAGCGCCTCCACACATCGCCGGGGGAGCTTGAGGGAACGGCGCGACTTGACGGTCTTGGTGTCTCCCTTCTGCCGTACAGAGCGCCACACGTAGATCGCGAACTGCTCGTTTTCCCAGCCCGTCTCGGTGACCGGCAACCACGCCTTGCGCTCCTCGTCGAACGCGACGACATGAGACCACAGGAGCGCGCGCAGTTCCTCCGTACGGGCACCGATCAGCAGCGAGAGCACCACGTACGCCCGCATACGCGGATTGGCCTGCTCCGCCAGGGCGATGATGGAACCGGCCTGCGCGAGCGTGAGCGCCTTGGAGGTACGGCCCTCGCGCCCATCCGGGATCTCACAGAGATCGACGACGTTCCGCTTCACCTTGTCGCGCCGCATGGCGCTCTTTACCGACCGGTTGAGGATGCCGTGGATCAGCTTGAGAGACCGGGGGCTCAGCTCACCCGTCTTGCTCGCAAGCCATCGGTCAACGTCCTCCACCGACAGGTCACGCAGCTTGCGCGCTCCCACCGCGGGGATCACGTGCTTGTCGGCGTATGTGGTGTACATCTTCACCGTGGTCGCCGAGCGTCCGGCCAGGCCGTGTTGCAGCCAGTACTTCACGGCGTCGGTCACCGTGTAGTGGACCAGAGCGATGGCCAGGCCGTCGTCGTAGTCGCGGATGATCTCTTTGAGCTTGTCCTTGGCCTCCGTCTTACTCCTGCCGCTGGCCTTCTTGACGATGCGCTTCCCGGCGGGGGTGTAGCCGACGGTCACTGAGGCGATCCAGCGTTCGCGGGTCTCGTCCCAGTGCAGGCCCGTCTCCCCGGCTGCGTCGTGTGGTCATGCTGCTCTCGCTTCCTGTTCGAGGAGATCGATGTAGTCGGAGATGGCCGAGGCCGGGATGAGCCGGGTACGGCCCTGGGTGACGGAGCGCAGGCGGCCCGCCCTGATCTGCTCGTAGATCACGCTGCGACTCATGCTGAGCAGGTGCATGGCGTCGCATATGCGATACAGCCGCCGTTCACCGGGCGGTCCGGGTGCTGTCATCCGTCCTCCCGCTCGGTGGCGATCTTCCGAGCGGTGGCGACCTTCTGGCGGATGTGCTCGGCCATGATCGCCTCAC
It includes:
- a CDS encoding helix-turn-helix domain-containing protein; translation: MTAPGPPGERRLYRICDAMHLLSMSRSVIYEQIRAGRLRSVTQGRTRLIPASAISDYIDLLEQEARAA
- a CDS encoding site-specific integrase → MTVGYTPAGKRIVKKASGRSKTEAKDKLKEIIRDYDDGLAIALVHYTVTDAVKYWLQHGLAGRSATTVKMYTTYADKHVIPAVGARKLRDLSVEDVDRWLASKTGELSPRSLKLIHGILNRSVKSAMRRDKVKRNVVDLCEIPDGREGRTSKALTLAQAGSIIALAEQANPRMRAYVVLSLLIGARTEELRALLWSHVVAFDEERKAWLPVTETGWENEQFAIYVWRSVRQKGDTKTVKSRRSLKLPRRCVEALRALREEQEKAGGKLSGTGALSSPP